In the genome of Armatimonadota bacterium, the window TCCTCCGCGGCACGGTGCACCGCCCGCCCCACGGTGTAGATCACCTTGCTGCCCGCGCTCGCGCCCGCGTACGGCGCGTGGTCCGTGTCTCCCTGGATGATCCGGACCCGCTCCGGCGGAACCCCCAGGACCTCGGCCACCACCTGGCCCAGGGCCGTGTGGGTTCCCTGCAGGTCCACCGCGCCCACGTGCACCCGCACGGTCCCGTCCCGGTCCACGGAGCACGCGGCGGCCGCGGGTTCCAACCCTCCGGGCCACCCGCCCACCGCGAGCCCCAGGCCCTCCCCCGGGCCCCTCCGTCCCTCCCCCCAGAGGGGATGTTCCCGGATCGCCTCCAGGCACGCGTGAAGCCCGATTCGGGGATAGCGCCGGCCGTCGGGGAGCGGGTCTCCTTCCCGCAGGATGTTTCGCAGGCGGAACTCGAGGGGATCCAGCCCGAGCCGCCGCCTCAACTCGTCCATCTGGGATTCCAGGGCGAAGGCCGCCTGGGGCGACCCGGGCGCCCGGTATGCCCCACTTCCCGGCTTGTGGGTGAGGACTTCAAGCGCCTCGATCTCCAGGTTCGGGAACCGGTACACGCTGCCCAGCAGGAAGGCCGCGATCCGGGCGGGAGAACCCGGGAAGGCACCCGCGTCGAACACGAGCCGGGCCCTTAAGGCCGTGAGGGTCCCATCCCGGCGCACCCCCGTCCTCAGGGTGAGGACCGCCCCGTGCACCGGGTTGCTCAGGAGGAACTCCTCCTGGCGGGTGAGCACGATCCGCACGGGCCTCCGGGTATGGAGCGCCAGGGCCGCCGCCAGGGGCTCCAGGAGGAGGAACTTCCCGCCGAACCCGCCGCCCACGGGCATGGGCACCACCCGCACCCGGTGCTCGGGCCAACCCAGAAACCGCGCCACCTCCTGTCGGACCCCGAAGGGGCTCTGGGTTCCGGTCCAGAGGACGAGGGTCTCCCCGGAGGGGTCCAGGGCCGCCACCGTGGCGTGGGGCTCCAGGTACCCCTGGTGGACGGAGGAGGTGCGGTACGTGAACTCCAGGACCAGATCCGCCTCCGCAAACCCGCTTGCCACATCGCCCCGGGCGAATCGGACCCGGGCGGCCACGTTGGGGGAAGACCTCTGGGCTTCCGCCGCGGCTTCCTCCGCCCCCGCCGCGTGGGCTCCCGCGTCCGTCCGCAGCCCCGGGATTCCCTCCGGCCAGACCGGGGGCGCATCCTCCGCCAGAGCTTCCAGCGGATCCACCACCGCGGGAAGTGGTTCCACCTCCACACCCACCCGGGCCGCGGCGTCCACCGCCGCGGATTCCCGCTCCGCGAGGACCACGGCCACGGGCTGCCCTGCGTACACCACCCGCTCCCGGGCCAGCAGGCCCGCGGCGTGGTTGTCCGGGAGTTGCCGGAACCAGGGAAGATCCCGGGCGGTGAGCACCGCCACCACGCCCGGGAGCGCCAGGGCCCGGTCCGCGTCAATGCCCCGGATGCGGCCATGGGCCACCGGGCTCGGCACCAGCCGGGCGTGCAGGAGACCCGGAATCGCTAGGTCCGCGGCAAACCGGAGGCGTCCGGAAACCTTTTCCCGTCCGTCCAGAAGCGGGATCCGACGTCCCACCCACATCTCCGTCCTCCTCGCAGGATTGCCCTACTAGGGTACCGCTTCCTGATCAGGAACGGGGAGGCTCCGCTCGGTCTGGGAGCGCGTATCCTAGTGGACGGGGAGCGGACCCGGAGGGCGGGATGGAGGACCAGGCGATGGAATTCGTCACCGAGCAGAACATGGCGCTGCTGGTGGACCTCTACGAGCTCACCATGGCCCAGAGCTACTTCCGGGAGGGCCGCAACGAGCCCGCCACCTTCGACCTCTTCGTGCGCAACCTCCCGCCCCGCCGGGGGTTCCTGGTGAGCGCGGGACTGGACACCGCGCTGGATTACCTGGAACGGCTGCGGTTCCCGGAGGAGGGAATTGCTTACCTGCGCGGTCTTGGGCTCTTCGACGAGGGCTTCCTCCGTTACCTGCGGGACTTCCGGTTCACGGGAGACGTGCGGGCCATCCCCGAGGGCGAGGTCTTCTTCCCGCCGGAGCCCGTGCTGCAGATCACCGCGCCCCGCATCGAGGGGCAGATCGTGGAGACCTTCCTCCTCAACCAGATCAACCTCCAGTCCCTGATCGCCACGAAGGCCGCCCGGGTGGTGCTGGCGGCCCGGGGCCGTCCCGTCATCGACTTCTCTCCCCGTCGGGACCACGGGACGGACGCGGCCCTGAAGGTGGCCCGCAGCAGCTACCTCGCGGGCTGCGCCGGCACCAGCAACGTGCTGGCCGGCATGCTCTACGGCATCCCCGTGTACGGGACCATGGCCCACAGCTACGTCATGTCCTTCGAGGACGAGCTGGAAGCCTTCCGCGCCTACGCCCGACAGTTCCCGGACCGGTGCATCCTGCTCATCGACACCTACGACACCCTGCAGGGAGCCCGCAACGCGGTGGTGGTGGCCCGGGAGCTGCGGGAGCGGGGATACCGGCTGCGGGGCGTGCGGATCGACAGCGGGGACCTGGCGACGCTGAGCCGGGAGGTACGGGCCATCCTGGACAGTGCCGGGTTCCCGGAGGTGCAGATCCTCGCGAGCGGCGACCTCAACGAGGACAAGATCGCGGCCCTGCTGGAGGCGGGAGCCCCCATCGATGCCTTTGGGGTGGGGACGGAGATGGGGGTCTCCTACGACGCGCCGGCCCTGGGCGGGGTCTACAAGCTGGTGGAAGACACCGCGGGATACCGCATCAAGCGCAGCACGGGCAAGGTCACGCTCCCGGGCCGCAAGCAGGTGTGGCGGGTGTACCGGGAAGGGCGGATGCAGGAGGACATCATCGCCCTCGCGGACGATCCCCCGCCGCCCGGGGCGGAGCCGCTCCTCGTGGAGGTCATGCGGGGGGGCCGCCGGATCCACCGGGAGAGCCTGGAGGACGCCCGCCGACGCTGCGGCGAGCGTTTCCGGATGCTCCCCGACGAGCTCCGCCGGTTGGACGGCGGGCGCTATCCCGTCCGTCTCAGCCCGCAGCTGGAGGCCGTGCTCCAGGCGATGGCGGGTGCCGCCTTCTAGTTACTCCGGCCCGAACACGAATCGGATCCGGTCTCCGTCCTGGGGGTAGTACTCCTGCCAGCCCTCCAGCCGCCTGCCGTTCACGAGCACGGACCACCGCCCCGGCCTGCCATCCGGGCACCGGTCACCGTCCCGGTAGGTCCGGCCGTCCGGGAGCGTGAGGGCGTGTTCCCGCACCAGAACCCCCACGGAGAGGAGGAAGGTGCGCAGGGTGGCCTGCCGCCCCTCCTCGTTGCTTTCCGGGTGCACGTGGATGACCCCGTCCCCGTGGGTGTGGGTGTTGCCGGGGCTGGGGGGGAACGGCGGGAGCCGTCTCCCGCAGATCTCCACCGCGTAGGGCGCGTGCCAGTGGGCCCCGGCCCGGGGATAGTTGGGCCGGGACCGGATCCCGTACGCCACCACCGCCACGCCCAGGACCACCACGCCTCCGAACACCCAGGGCCACAGCCGGTCGAACGCCCTCCGCGAAGCGGGACGCGGGGCCGCCTTCCGGGTCGCCTGCTTTCCGTCGCGTGCCGGCATACGGACCTATACGGGGAAGCCCATGCTCTGCAGCACGAGTCGCCCTTCCTCCGTGAGACGTTCGGGCGTCCACGGGGGCGAGAAGACGATCTCCACCTCCACGTCCTCCACCCCCGGGAGCTCCAGCAGCTTCGCGCGGATCTCCTCCGCCAGGATGGGCCCGATGGGGCAGCCCAGGGCCGTGAGGGTCATCTGGATGTAGATCCGGCCGTCCTGCTGCTGGATGTCGTAGATGAGCCCCAGATCCCAGATGTTCACCGGGATCTCCGGGTCGTAGCAGGTCTTGAGGACCTCGATGATCTCCTCCCGACTCGGCATGGTCATCTCCCCGGTCCCAGAACTGGGGTCCATCGCCCCCGCCCATCATACACAAACCCGACAGGCCCTGGGTGGGGAGATGCTAGGATGGAGGGGACGTGGAGGAAGAGCATGCCGTGCGGGGATCGCCCTCCTCACGCTGAGCTGGCCTTGGCCCCGAAGGCGAAGCCCTCAGGGACCGCGGGAGGCGCCCGGTGAGCATCCTCCCGCGGCTGCTGCTCGCGCTCCTGCTCCTCCTGGGCGTCGTCCTGTGGCCGGCCCTGGCCTACTGGTACACGGAGTGGCTGTGGTTTTTGGAGCTCGGATATCCCCGGGTGTTCTGGATCCCCTTCCTGTCCAGACTCCTGGTGGGAGGGTTCGTTTTCGCCTTCGTGTTCGCCCTCCTCTCCCTCAACGCGCGGCCCTTCCTGCGCCGGTGGACCCGCCCGGAGATCCTCGAGCTGTACCGGGACGGCGGCCGTTTCCGCCCCCGGGCGCCCTCCCCGTGGCCCCGGCGCGCCCTCCTCGGGACGTGCGCGGGGATCGCCTTCCTCGCGGCCCTGGCGAACACGGGCCAGTGGTTGGCCCTCCAGCAGTTCCTGCACGCGCAGCCTGCGGGCGCGCGGGACCCCATCTTCGGGCTCGACCTCTCCACCTACCTCTTGCGGCTGCCCTTCTGGCGGTTCCTGGTGGACCTGACGTGGGGATGGCTGCTCTTCACCCTGGTGGGGGTGACCGCAGGGTACCTGCTGGACACCGCGACCCTCGCGATCCGCGGGGTCTGGGCCCTCCCGCCCGGAGCCCGGGCCCACCTCTCCGTGCTTCTGGCGCTGCTTTTCCTGGTCCGGGCCGTGGGCTTCCGGCTCGATGCCCTGGAGTTGCTGACCTCTCAGCGGGGCCTGTTCTTCGGGATGACGTACGCGGACCTGCACGCGCGCCTCCCCGCCCTGAACGCCCTCTTCTACCTCTCCCTGGTGGCCTCAGGGCTGCTGTTCGCGAACGCGTGGCTGCGCACGGTGCGGTTCGCCGCGGGCGTGGTGGCCGTCCAGATCCTGGCGTGGTTCGTGGGCGTGGGGCTGTTGCCCGGGCTCGTGCAGCAGCTGGTGGTGGCCCCGAGCGAGCTCACCCGCGAGACCCCCTACCTCGCCCACCACATCCGGGCCACCCGGGCCGCCTTCGGGCTGGAGGGGGTGCGGACGCAGGTCTTTCCCGCCGCGGGGCAACTCCCCCCGGAGGCCCTTGGGCGGAACCGGGACACCCTGGAGAACGTGCGGCTCTGGGACTACCGGCCCCTCCTGGAGACCTACCGGCAGCTGCAGGCCCTGCGGGCCTACTACACCTTCCACGACGTGGACATCGACCGCTACCGGATCGGGGGTCGAGCGCGCCAGCTCATGCTGGCGGCCCGGGAGCTGGACCTCTCCCGCCTCCCGCCGCAGGCCCGGACCTGGGTGAACGAGCACCTGGTCTACACCCACGGGTACGGGGCGGTGGCAAGCCCCGTGAACCGGGCTTCCGCGGAGGGGCTGCCGGAGTTCTGGATCCGGGACCTCCCCCCGCAGGCGCAGTTTGAGGAGCTCCGCATCACCCGGCCCGAGATCTACTTCGGGGAGCTCACCCACCAGTACGTGATTGTGCGGACCCGGGTCCCGGAGTTCGACTACCCCCGAGGGGAGGAGAACGTCACCACCCGGTACCAGGGGCGGGGCGGGATTCCCCTCTCGCACCCCCTGCGGCGGCTGGCCTTCGCCACCCGGTTCGGGAACCTCCGCATCCTCCTCTCCACGGACATCACCTCAGAGAGCCGGGTGCTGTTCGCCCGCACGGTCCTGGAGCGGGCGCGGCGGCTCGCACCCTTCCTCCGATACGACAGGGACCCCTACCTCGTGATCGCCAACGGGCGCCTGTTCTGGATTCTGGACGCCTACACCACCAGCAACCGGTACCCGTACGCGCAGCCCGTGGAGGGCATCAACTACATCCGCAACGCGGTGAAGGTGGTGGTGGACGCGTACCACGGCACCACGGACTTCTACATGGTGGATCCCGCGGATCCCCTCATCCGCACGTGGGCCCGCATCTTTCCGGGCCTCTTCCAGCCCGCAGACCGCCTCCCTCCGGAGCTCCGGGAGCACCTCCGGTATCCCGTGGACCTCTTCGCGCTGCAAGCCCAGGTGTACGCGACCTACCACATGCGGGATCCCCGGGTGTTCTACAACCGGGAGGACGCGTGGTCCTGGCCCACGGAGATCTTCGCGGGGCAGCAGCAGCCCATGGAGCCGTACTACGTGACCCTGCGGCTTCAGGGAGAGCCCGGACCCGAGTTCGCCCTCATCCTCCCCATGACCGCCCAGCGTCGGGAGAACATGGTGGCCTGGCTCGCGGCCCGAAACGATCCTCCCCATCGGGGGGAGCTGCGAGTGTTCCTCTTCCCCAAGGAGCGGGTGGTGTTCGGGCCCATGCAGGTGGAATCCCGCATCGACCAGGACCCGCAGATCAGCGCCCAGCTCACCCTGTGGAACCAGCAGGGCTCCCGGGTGATCCGGGGGAATCTCCTGGTGATCCCCATCGAGGACTCCATCCTGTACGTGGAGCCCATCTTCTTGCGGTCGGAGACGAGCCAGCTTCCCGAGCTCAAGCGGGTGATCGTGGCCCACGGGCCCCGCATCGCCATGGAGGAGACCCTGGAGGCGGCCCTGAGCCGGATATTCGGGACCCGGGCCGCGGCAGAGCGCCCCGCGGGATCCCCGGCGGACCTGGACGCCCGATCCGCGGAGCTGGTCGGGCAGGCGCTGGAGCACTACGAGCGGGCCCAGCGGCTGCTGCGGTCGGGGGATCTCGGGGGATACCAGCGGGAGATGGAGGCCGTGGGCCGTCTCCTGCGGGAGCTCCACCGGCGGCTACGGCCTTAGGAAGTCCTCAGACGCACCAGCAGCTTGTCAATGCGCCGGCCGTCCAGGTCCACCACCTCGATCTCGTACGCCCCGAAACGCACCTTCTCCCCCACGGAGGGGATGCGGCCCATGAGGTGCAGGACGAGCCCCGCCGCAGTGGTGGCCTCTCCGGTGTCCACGGCTTCCTCTTCCAGACCCAGACGGGAGAGGAGCTGGTGGAGGGGCGTGCGGCCGTCCACCAAAAGCGACCCGTCCTCCCGCACCACGATCTCCGGCTCCTCCTCCCCGTACTCCGAGGGGATCTCCCCCACGATCTCCTCGAGGATGTCCTCCAGGGTCACCCACCCCGCCGTCCCCCCGTACTCGTCCAGCACCACCGCCGCGTGGGCCCGGTGCTCCTGGAGCACCCGGAGGGCGTCCAGGACCCGCACGGTCTCCGGGAGGCTCGGCACGCTCCGGACCATCTTCCGCCAGTCCTCCGTCCCGGAACACCCCACGAGATCCCGGGCGTACAGGACCCCCACGATGTGGTCGAGATCCCGGTCGTAGACGGGGAAGCGGGAGTAGGTGGAAGCGCGGATGGTGCGCAGCACCTCCTCCAAGGTCGCGTGCGTGGGGAGGCCCACCAGTTCCGTACGGGGGGTCATGATCTCTACGAGCCTCCGGTTCGTCACCCGGACCACCCCTGAGAGGACCTTGGCCGCGCTCTCCCGGAGGAGGCCCGTGCGCGCGCTCTCTTCCACCAGGGCGCCGAAGTCCTCCAGGGTCATGCGGGGGGCGCT includes:
- a CDS encoding hemolysin family protein, coding for MAWLEEALVVLLLLLANAAFAALETAVITARTARLERRRRAGDPRAEAALYLIRHRDRFLAAVQVGITLVGTLASAYSGARIAEPLAAGLRRWSPLAPYADPLALGLVVVLLTFLFLVVGELAPKRVSLARAEEVAVALAPAMQGFTRLVAPAVGLLTAATNAVLWLLRQTRESAPRMTLEDFGALVEESARTGLLRESAAKVLSGVVRVTNRRLVEIMTPRTELVGLPTHATLEEVLRTIRASTYSRFPVYDRDLDHIVGVLYARDLVGCSGTEDWRKMVRSVPSLPETVRVLDALRVLQEHRAHAAVVLDEYGGTAGWVTLEDILEEIVGEIPSEYGEEEPEIVVREDGSLLVDGRTPLHQLLSRLGLEEEAVDTGEATTAAGLVLHLMGRIPSVGEKVRFGAYEIEVVDLDGRRIDKLLVRLRTS
- a CDS encoding UPF0182 family protein, with translation MSILPRLLLALLLLLGVVLWPALAYWYTEWLWFLELGYPRVFWIPFLSRLLVGGFVFAFVFALLSLNARPFLRRWTRPEILELYRDGGRFRPRAPSPWPRRALLGTCAGIAFLAALANTGQWLALQQFLHAQPAGARDPIFGLDLSTYLLRLPFWRFLVDLTWGWLLFTLVGVTAGYLLDTATLAIRGVWALPPGARAHLSVLLALLFLVRAVGFRLDALELLTSQRGLFFGMTYADLHARLPALNALFYLSLVASGLLFANAWLRTVRFAAGVVAVQILAWFVGVGLLPGLVQQLVVAPSELTRETPYLAHHIRATRAAFGLEGVRTQVFPAAGQLPPEALGRNRDTLENVRLWDYRPLLETYRQLQALRAYYTFHDVDIDRYRIGGRARQLMLAARELDLSRLPPQARTWVNEHLVYTHGYGAVASPVNRASAEGLPEFWIRDLPPQAQFEELRITRPEIYFGELTHQYVIVRTRVPEFDYPRGEENVTTRYQGRGGIPLSHPLRRLAFATRFGNLRILLSTDITSESRVLFARTVLERARRLAPFLRYDRDPYLVIANGRLFWILDAYTTSNRYPYAQPVEGINYIRNAVKVVVDAYHGTTDFYMVDPADPLIRTWARIFPGLFQPADRLPPELREHLRYPVDLFALQAQVYATYHMRDPRVFYNREDAWSWPTEIFAGQQQPMEPYYVTLRLQGEPGPEFALILPMTAQRRENMVAWLAARNDPPHRGELRVFLFPKERVVFGPMQVESRIDQDPQISAQLTLWNQQGSRVIRGNLLVIPIEDSILYVEPIFLRSETSQLPELKRVIVAHGPRIAMEETLEAALSRIFGTRAAAERPAGSPADLDARSAELVGQALEHYERAQRLLRSGDLGGYQREMEAVGRLLRELHRRLRP
- a CDS encoding nicotinate phosphoribosyltransferase; protein product: MEDQAMEFVTEQNMALLVDLYELTMAQSYFREGRNEPATFDLFVRNLPPRRGFLVSAGLDTALDYLERLRFPEEGIAYLRGLGLFDEGFLRYLRDFRFTGDVRAIPEGEVFFPPEPVLQITAPRIEGQIVETFLLNQINLQSLIATKAARVVLAARGRPVIDFSPRRDHGTDAALKVARSSYLAGCAGTSNVLAGMLYGIPVYGTMAHSYVMSFEDELEAFRAYARQFPDRCILLIDTYDTLQGARNAVVVARELRERGYRLRGVRIDSGDLATLSREVRAILDSAGFPEVQILASGDLNEDKIAALLEAGAPIDAFGVGTEMGVSYDAPALGGVYKLVEDTAGYRIKRSTGKVTLPGRKQVWRVYREGRMQEDIIALADDPPPPGAEPLLVEVMRGGRRIHRESLEDARRRCGERFRMLPDELRRLDGGRYPVRLSPQLEAVLQAMAGAAF
- a CDS encoding xanthine dehydrogenase family protein molybdopterin-binding subunit, yielding MWVGRRIPLLDGREKVSGRLRFAADLAIPGLLHARLVPSPVAHGRIRGIDADRALALPGVVAVLTARDLPWFRQLPDNHAAGLLARERVVYAGQPVAVVLAERESAAVDAAARVGVEVEPLPAVVDPLEALAEDAPPVWPEGIPGLRTDAGAHAAGAEEAAAEAQRSSPNVAARVRFARGDVASGFAEADLVLEFTYRTSSVHQGYLEPHATVAALDPSGETLVLWTGTQSPFGVRQEVARFLGWPEHRVRVVPMPVGGGFGGKFLLLEPLAAALALHTRRPVRIVLTRQEEFLLSNPVHGAVLTLRTGVRRDGTLTALRARLVFDAGAFPGSPARIAAFLLGSVYRFPNLEIEALEVLTHKPGSGAYRAPGSPQAAFALESQMDELRRRLGLDPLEFRLRNILREGDPLPDGRRYPRIGLHACLEAIREHPLWGEGRRGPGEGLGLAVGGWPGGLEPAAAACSVDRDGTVRVHVGAVDLQGTHTALGQVVAEVLGVPPERVRIIQGDTDHAPYAGASAGSKVIYTVGRAVHRAAEEARAQILRMAAQVLEAAMEDLELQDGYVFVRGVPEARISLAELAGLSQRFGGRFEPIWAVGSSAQTEQAPAFAAELLRVRVDRETGEVQVLDAVLAQDVGRAINPLLVEGQVYGGMAQGLGWGLWEALSYDRSGIPRTTSFLDYALPRATKVPPMQGVLVEVPSPNGPFGARGVGEPPVVPGAGAVANAIRDAVGSRVTELPITPERVLRALRSL
- a CDS encoding metal-sulfur cluster assembly factor, coding for MDPSSGTGEMTMPSREEIIEVLKTCYDPEIPVNIWDLGLIYDIQQQDGRIYIQMTLTALGCPIGPILAEEIRAKLLELPGVEDVEVEIVFSPPWTPERLTEEGRLVLQSMGFPV